From bacterium, a single genomic window includes:
- the lnt gene encoding apolipoprotein N-acyltransferase has product MPLTTPQPFHSKIRFGILLVSLSGFLQIFSFPNFLLTGYSGWHSFLALVSFIPFIYIWRQNDWFRSFGYAWLMGFIYFTGILAWVRLIGRNTNIDNAFAWLLFAIFGGVYFGLFSATAKAIRQRLHWPDHFILPVVWVAWEYLRGHILTAGWPWGSLGHTQYANPAFRQLASVVGVGGLSFLVLFINILGTDLLEKFVRQTRGLPPAWRSIPFSLASLQDALRKKTIQTVVIASIILLGIFSGVYVVIETLLFVNLPKNTLTVALLQGNINTRQKWDSTYRKKAMATMRDLHQTAAKQHPDLIVWAESCFPGILEFEPLQKWNNQLRSLIRESGIPTLLTSNEYLQEKDLEKKPVWHHYNSAFYLGKQGQTLGRYRKIHLVPFGEYIPYNFLKRYLQTVVQEPVPIDFEPGDDYSNFRLDPVNFSVLICYEDLFEELGYQLAREGADFFCVVANNSWSGNSAMSFQHTAMSVFIAVEHRAYIAKADMTGPTCVVDPWGNISDALPYYKEGVKLVQIHPRQFKTFFTRFGNIIPFSLLLLFIGMLASLFFRRKSKNHTSPESLPR; this is encoded by the coding sequence ATGCCTTTGACAACACCTCAGCCTTTTCATTCCAAGATACGCTTTGGTATCTTGCTGGTATCATTATCCGGTTTTCTACAAATCTTTTCGTTCCCTAATTTTTTACTGACTGGCTATTCCGGCTGGCACAGTTTTTTGGCCTTGGTCAGTTTTATACCTTTCATATATATATGGCGGCAAAATGACTGGTTTCGTTCTTTTGGCTACGCCTGGCTTATGGGTTTTATCTATTTCACCGGCATTTTGGCCTGGGTCCGGTTGATTGGCAGAAACACCAATATTGACAATGCCTTTGCCTGGCTTCTCTTTGCCATCTTCGGCGGTGTTTACTTTGGACTGTTCAGCGCTACTGCCAAAGCCATCCGTCAGCGCCTCCACTGGCCGGACCACTTTATTCTTCCGGTTGTCTGGGTTGCTTGGGAATACCTGCGCGGACACATTCTTACCGCCGGCTGGCCCTGGGGAAGTTTGGGGCATACGCAGTATGCAAATCCGGCTTTTCGTCAGCTGGCCTCGGTCGTTGGTGTCGGCGGCCTATCCTTTCTTGTTCTTTTCATCAATATACTGGGCACTGATCTATTGGAAAAATTTGTCCGCCAAACCCGCGGTCTTCCTCCGGCATGGCGTTCCATCCCGTTTTCCCTGGCAAGCTTACAGGATGCTCTCCGAAAAAAAACCATCCAGACAGTCGTTATCGCATCAATCATCCTGCTCGGGATTTTCTCCGGCGTCTATGTGGTTATCGAGACCCTGCTGTTTGTCAATCTCCCGAAAAATACGCTCACGGTGGCATTGCTCCAGGGTAACATCAATACACGGCAAAAATGGGATAGTACCTACCGGAAAAAAGCCATGGCAACCATGCGCGATCTCCATCAAACAGCCGCCAAGCAACACCCTGATCTGATTGTCTGGGCTGAATCCTGTTTCCCGGGTATTCTGGAATTTGAACCCCTCCAAAAATGGAATAATCAACTGCGCAGCCTTATACGTGAAAGCGGTATTCCTACACTACTGACCAGCAATGAATATCTACAGGAAAAAGATCTGGAAAAAAAACCGGTCTGGCACCATTACAACAGCGCTTTTTATCTGGGCAAACAAGGTCAAACTTTGGGGCGGTATCGCAAAATCCACCTGGTCCCTTTTGGCGAATATATTCCATATAATTTTCTAAAACGCTATCTCCAGACGGTTGTACAGGAACCCGTCCCGATTGACTTTGAACCCGGAGATGATTATTCCAATTTCCGGCTTGATCCTGTGAATTTTTCCGTACTCATTTGTTATGAAGATCTTTTCGAGGAACTTGGATATCAACTTGCGCGGGAGGGTGCTGATTTCTTCTGTGTTGTCGCCAATAACAGCTGGTCCGGCAACTCCGCCATGAGCTTCCAGCATACCGCCATGTCTGTTTTTATAGCGGTTGAGCACCGGGCCTATATCGCCAAAGCGGACATGACCGGGCCAACCTGTGTGGTGGATCCCTGGGGTAATATCAGCGATGCCTTGCCCTATTATAAAGAAGGGGTCAAACTTGTCCAAATCCACCCCCGGCAGTTCAAAACATTCTTCACCCGTTTCGGAAATATCATCCCTTTTTCTTTATTACTATTATTTATAGGTATGCTGGCATCTCTCTTTTTTCGTCGCAAATCGAAAAATCACACTTCCCCGGAATCATTGCCTCGCTGA
- the lnt gene encoding apolipoprotein N-acyltransferase, which translates to MQRIIIIGLITIQAVLAFFTYPNYFIPQSNPVSALLALLVYSPFFLSILIFPGRKKLWMAGICFSIIHVMAGMYLTDMAYQQSVGRWILFVVGLQMFVLGVLQAGMIRFFTRSRRWAFVLLGPCWLTLYDFVRVLGIDFLWFLPPVSYNIANPLAGMPALVQMCSIAGIQCANFMVYFCSGSVALLVVIFLKPGNFISEKISQAFAGAEKKKILTAMVIITVFLAVLEIAGTREAQHLQKLEKECRQHIRPALLQSQFDPSAHLSWDHKLQRTALRVYRAMALDAKKQEAELLVFTENAVPMVLPKDGPFWQDLKSIFQEVQLPAFTGVITNLDAEHSYNMWYFTDAQGSVVGYYQKRFLIPFGEYIPMRRVVDVFGKIIQWYGVSLSYAKKISSVAADDQDLTRGREEKVFEFKEQKLVLKICDEISVAPYVREGIQLGGAVILSPASANWFSSQIHWYYSLQVTVFRAIESRRWIGRVASMGSAAWVDATGRVRCQAPYGERSVFVKTVPLLTYRSFYSKFGDFFPWICVFFIGLFFIDRMVLKFIAKK; encoded by the coding sequence ATGCAACGAATTATTATCATCGGTCTAATTACAATTCAAGCAGTTCTCGCGTTTTTTACTTATCCCAATTATTTCATTCCTCAATCCAATCCTGTTTCCGCCTTGCTGGCTTTGTTGGTTTACAGCCCGTTTTTTTTAAGCATTCTAATTTTTCCGGGAAGAAAAAAATTATGGATGGCCGGAATATGTTTTAGCATCATTCATGTGATGGCGGGGATGTACCTAACGGATATGGCATACCAGCAGTCCGTCGGCAGGTGGATACTGTTTGTGGTCGGTTTACAGATGTTCGTGCTGGGTGTGCTGCAGGCCGGCATGATCCGGTTTTTCACCCGCTCCCGGCGTTGGGCATTTGTTTTACTGGGTCCCTGTTGGTTGACACTGTATGATTTTGTGCGGGTCCTGGGCATCGATTTTTTATGGTTTTTGCCTCCGGTGTCATACAATATCGCCAATCCCCTGGCCGGGATGCCCGCATTGGTTCAGATGTGTTCAATTGCCGGAATTCAATGCGCCAATTTTATGGTTTATTTTTGTTCCGGCAGTGTGGCGCTATTGGTCGTGATTTTTCTTAAGCCGGGTAACTTCATTTCCGAAAAAATATCGCAGGCCTTCGCCGGTGCGGAGAAAAAGAAGATACTGACGGCGATGGTGATCATAACGGTTTTCCTTGCGGTTCTGGAGATTGCCGGTACACGGGAAGCGCAACACCTACAGAAGCTGGAAAAAGAATGCCGGCAGCATATTCGGCCTGCCTTATTGCAGTCTCAATTTGATCCTTCCGCTCACCTCAGCTGGGACCACAAACTCCAGCGCACGGCATTGCGTGTGTATCGTGCCATGGCGTTGGATGCCAAAAAGCAGGAGGCGGAGTTGTTGGTTTTTACAGAAAACGCAGTACCGATGGTACTGCCCAAAGATGGACCTTTTTGGCAGGATCTGAAGAGCATTTTTCAGGAGGTGCAACTGCCGGCATTTACCGGCGTAATCACCAACCTGGATGCTGAGCATTCTTACAATATGTGGTATTTTACCGATGCCCAGGGTTCGGTTGTCGGGTATTATCAAAAAAGATTTTTAATCCCGTTTGGTGAATATATTCCCATGCGCCGCGTGGTTGACGTATTTGGCAAAATAATACAGTGGTATGGAGTTTCGCTTTCATATGCAAAAAAAATATCCAGTGTGGCAGCGGATGATCAGGATTTAACCCGGGGGAGGGAAGAAAAAGTATTTGAATTTAAGGAGCAAAAACTGGTTTTAAAAATATGTGATGAAATTTCCGTTGCTCCCTATGTGCGGGAAGGCATTCAACTGGGTGGCGCGGTGATACTGTCGCCGGCGTCGGCAAATTGGTTTTCATCTCAAATTCACTGGTATTATTCGCTTCAGGTAACGGTTTTTCGGGCGATTGAGAGCCGGCGTTGGATTGGGCGGGTGGCCAGCATGGGCAGTGCTGCTTGGGTGGATGCAACCGGGCGCGTAAGGTGTCAGGCACCCTATGGCGAACGGTCGGTTTTTGTGAAAACAGTCCCGTTGCTCACCTATCGGTCTTTTTACAGCAAATTCGGTGATTTTTTTCCCTGGATATGTGTTTTTTTCATAGGTTTATTTTTCATTGATAGAATGGTTTTAAAATTTATCGCAAAAAAATAA